The window CCCGTTAAAGATTTTCCAGTTCAGATGAAGAACCTCGAACACCACCCCGTCCccaattttcaaaaagaaaaatggcGGTAGCGTGCTTCCACGTTTGTTTCTTCTCAACAGAATCAATGTGTTATAAACATCTCAGCATGTACAAAAATATAGCCAAAATGGCGGCAAGTACACTTCACTGTTATGATCAACACATGTGTTTATTTTGTCAATAAGTTGAAACACTCACTGACCATAAATAgatgtttttgtaaataaaatacaGGAGGggtcaaaattatttttgtacaaAATGCCTGACTCTCAACATTATCAGCTGTGATCTCACGATCTGCACATGGTGTATTTTCATGTGTTTTGTGcgtgtcatttttttctttttatttctatttttttctttggtttttactaaaaagaaacaggaaaaaaaatcgcTATTTTAAACAGTTGATCTGACCAATTTTCAATAGATTTTAAAAAACCCCAGGTAGCGACAAATTATAGAAAACTGTCTTAAAACCTCTTAAAACCTAAATCCTTTTATTTTTTGGCACGGGCTTTAGTAGCCACTACATACCCAGGCCTCCACAATTACTCGCCTCCCTACGACACTGCCTTTCTCCATAAAAGTCATTATGACGATAACaactaataaaataatttacttaGCATTCACCGTGTACTTTAAGAGAACAATATTAAACAGACAaatgattcttataaaacacaaaaatattcacttttgtttttatctttataaactttttatttgCTGGCTTGTTTCCTATCACGGTCATAATTACGCAAACGTTTTAACTCTTGTCAATAAGATTTCAAAAGCGTGTTGATACTTTAAAACGAGTTTTTATTTATTCCGCCTAAGAAAAATACACctacaaatatttttgattgtttacatttttcgcaGCAAGCCCTTTTGGCTTTAACAAATGCGCGCTAGAGAAAGTGAAGCGGACGCTATGCAAAGCGAgatctttttttcatttcatttctCTCACAAAGGTATCCTTAGGACTTCCATCTTCATTTGATAATAACTTACAACCTCAGCAGTTTCCGTTGGAAGAAGAATACCTCTTTCCTTGCTAGCTCTTACATATTTTGCCTTTCGCGCAGTTGTTACAGCCAAAAGGTCTTTTGAGCtgcggaaaatgtaaacatttaaaaaggtcTATGAGTGATACTGCtttagttattattattaattgttgttgttttgcaaCTCTCATTTTAAATCCGGCGAACTTAGACAAATATTGTTGCTTTTTTGGGCTATTTGTTGAGCAAGTGAAAGAGCCAttgatattttagaaaaaaacatttgcttTTATAAAGAATGTATgcaatgaaatatatttattcAACATCATGCAATGCTTGAACGGCATGTTGTTTTTCTGGCGTGCATCATCTGATCCTCAAGAACAACAAATACATAATGGCGCAAATAAGTattgtaaatattatttttccggCGTGTTTATGAAATAGAAGGCACAATGACGTCAAAACTTCTATGAACCCTGGCAATAAATATCCAACAATTTCAATTGAAAACACCACTCAAAATATGTTGTTGACGAGCAACAACAAGTATAAACAACGcttgaaaattttattgtgcGCTGTCTCTCTAACTCATCGTACAATACGTTTCACCGCTTCGCATGTAGTTATGTGCCTCCTCCTAAAATTGATATGACGTCACCCCTGTTCATATCATACAACGTTCGTAAACGTGCAGTTGGAAAAAAAATTCGATTTGAAAAAACtcgaaatattaaaattaatttctaaaGTCATCTCTTTGTCTTGTTTCAAacgtattttcttttctttaggaCTTGTGAGAATTGTCTTGTATTATTTTATCATCTATTAAGGACAGTTGTTCTTAAAAGATTCtcataaataaaattgaaacattTAGTTTAAAACATCTACATGTCTAAGTAGGTGTGGCCATGGAATTAATTTTCTTAACTGGGTTATTACGACGAGTAGTGAGGTCTATTTTTTTATCCCAATGAGTCATTTAACATTTTCTATTCCAGATCCGAGCTACATTATCTACACATTTAATGTTTTTACATCAATAACCTCATTTTTTATAGAAATTGAAAGTAGTGAGACAAGATCCAAAAAACAATGGCAAATTTTACACTGGAGACTCGTACATTTGCCTGCTTGTAAGTCCAGTACTATATCTCATTTCGTCTGTTTTTTGTCTAAACAACACGCTATCACGTCCAGTTGTTTATGCTGTATAATTTTGATTCTCTTAGACACGAAAAGTTGAGAACAGAATTGAATGGGACATCCACTTTTGGTTGGGAAAAGAGACCTCCCaagtatgaattttttttacatctcaCTTGTTATGTCTGTACCACTTGTTCCAAGTAGCACTGTTCCTCCTTCTTCGACCTGCATTATCTATATTTGTCATTTAGGATGAGGCTGGAGTAGCTGCTTATAAAACGGTCGAGTTGGATGACTCCTTGGGGGGATACCCAGTACAATATCGCGAGGTTAGTAGATCATGGTCTGCTGGCTCCTTACTGACTTCGTAAATCTTTTAACTAGTGTAAACCTAAACTTTTTAGCAACacgataaaataatttttctccaAATTTGGcgatatttctttatttatttctcCTTTGTTTGTTATTTCTACTTATTTCTACGTATATTTGTTTTCACGTATAGGTGCAAAGTCATGAGTCAAAGAGGTTTCTTGACATTTTTCCTGATGGGATTCAGTAAgtagaaaacaaataaataacatgTAAATACTTTCCTCTTAAACCGGGTACTATGTTTTATTTATAGTATGAACTTTTGTTCCTTACCTTAAATTTTGCATATTTTGGCCTTTTGGCTTGTCTGTCTTTAAAATTCAAATACAGTCCCTAGTTTACAAACTTGCCAGAGAACTGCTTATTGCAGCTGTTGATTGCGAAATGTTATGTTATATTAAAAAACTTACGGGTTTGTGCAATATGTAACCCAAAATATGGGTTGTTAGATTTTCACCAACAAAAACGTTGACGCACTGCAATTTTACATGTAGATATATGGAAGGAGGTATCGATTCTGGCTTCGTTCATGTTGACAGAAATGCTTATGTGAAACGCTTGTTGCATGTGAAAGGAAAAAGGAACATCCGAATCGAGCAGGTAAATGAacgtaattttatttttgcaatacCATGATTTACTTTACCAAGGCGGTACAcaaaattttgtatttgcaaGCTGAACACAAAGtagaaaaaaagataaacagATTGTTCTATAGAAAATGCATGTGTACAGGTATTTTTAACGTCTgacattttaaaactaaaaccttaTATTTTGAGGAGTCCCTGACACCTTCTATTCCAAGGTGGCTACCAGCTATAACATTTAGAATTCCCCTGTACGTAACTTTAGGTCGAACTTTCGTACAAATCCTTAAATCATGGTGACGTATTTATTCTTGATGATGGTAAAACAATATATTGTTGGAATGGAAAAGATTCTAGTAAGCGGGAACGAATAAAGGTACGAATGAATTTGTAACTAAACATTTTTACAGCTGTGCAGGAGAGTACTGTTATATGTGAAGACATGTGGAGGAGAGCACTGTTTCATGCGTAGTCGCTAGTAGTGGTAcctttcttaaaaatgttagctgataacaaaatttgttaaaaagagATCATGGAAGCACGAGCCAATAGGATTTTATGTTTTCTATATATACCCTTTTGCCactaatttattaaaaaaacttgacTGGTTACATCTGGGAACTCATGAAGCGGTATTGATTTCAGGCTGCGGAAATTGCTCGCAAAATAAAAGATGACGAAAGAGGAGGAAAAGCAAGAGTTGTTTTAATTGGTCagtctatttttttattcttctatttttttattgtcatgtAATAATATCctttaaaattatcattttgCATACTCTACATATTTTAGATTCAGGATACGATCCAGATAACAGTTTCTTCAAAGCACTAGGTGAGAAAGGACCAATCAAATCAGCCGAAGAAGGGGGCGACGACGTagaatttgaaaaacaaagcaaaatcgAGATAGCTCTATACAGGTGAAAACGGGTATTGGCTATAGCAGGAGACGTTATATATTAATCAATTCTGTTCTTACCTTAACATATCTCATTTCCTTTTTTTAGAGTGTCTGATGCCAGCGGGGATTTAAAAATTGAAGAATGCGCCCGACCACCTCTGAAAAAAGAAGACCTCGATACCGACGATTGTTTCATATTGGACAGCGGTCCATCAGGAGTGTTCAGTTGGATAGGAAAAGGCTGCACAATAAACGAGAAAAAAGCTGCAATGAACAATGCTATGGTAAGCtgtttttacttataaaagCTTGCTGCCTATTGAAGCGTCATGGCGCTCAATGTGTCCAATTTCCATTGAATTAAAGATGCGAGTgtttttttgagattttattGGTTGTTAAAAAAGTTGTCCGCAATATGACTCTTTTTTTGCAGCGTTTTATCAAGAAAAAAGGATATCCAAACTATACCCAAGTAATGAGAGTGGTAGAAGGCGGAGAGACACCTCTTTTCAAATCCTTTTTCTCAAATTGGGTAACAACCGCAGACCAACTTGCAATGGGAATCATGGATAAGAGTAACAttggtaagttattttttccacGAGAAGGTCATGCTCCTGAGAAACAAAATTAACCATGCTTCAATTGATATTTTTAGCTGCTTACAATACAAGCCAATTTGAGGTGAATTCCTTGCACGCAAGAGCGCAAAAAGCCAAAGAAACCCTTGTAGATGATGGCAGTGGAACGGTTAAGGTGGTGATATTTTCTTGAACAAATGTGTTACTGTTGTCGTAAAGTTCGGTTAAAATATAAGTATTTGAAGAGAAAATGTAAGATTTCGTTGTAATATTTTAGATATGGCGGATTGAGAAGTTTAGAAAAATAGATGTCCCTGAAAAAGAACATGGTGTGTTTTATGAAGGAGATTGTTATGTTATCTTGTACACATATCAAGTGAagaaatatgaaaaacatattaTTTACTACTGGCAGGTAAGAAGTCGCTTCTTTTACACTGTGCTTCTTAGTCATTGGATGTTCGAATTTTTTGTTGCGTCAGGAGAGATAAACAACGGAGTCGTCcgtatttctttttaaagttttgattctTTGTGTTATTTCTATGCAGGGATTAAAAAGTTCGACGGATGAAAAAGGTGCTTCTGCCATTATTGCGCAGCAAATAGACGACGAAATGGGAGGGTCACCAGTTCAAGTAAGTTAAAACAAATTAGCATTTGACAATACTCGGTTATTACATGAAAGTAAATTTTAATCACATATTTTTAGGTACGCGTTGTTCAAAACAAAGAACCTGAACATTTCTTGCGAGTTTTTAAAGGACGAATGATTGTGATGAAGGTAAATGTTTTGCATATGACAGTAACGATCGTAAATCACTCAGCCAGGAGAATGATCCAGAAAACTGTTTTTGTCGAaaattataatttgtttttcttctaTTCATTTGAAGACTTACTTTAGgtgaataaaatttgttttaatcaCCCCTTCTGCCTCTATTACCTAGAGGGTAcactgaaaaacatttttagagaaGAAatgtgtttaaattttaaaaatctctcaCAGGGTGGAATTGAAAGTGGATTTCGCAAACGTTCTAACAGTCAAAGCGAGCAATCAAAAGCAGCTGAAGGGGTCCAACTGTTTCACATTCGTGGTACAACAGAATTCAACACGCGTGCTGTCGAAGTGATTGGACGAGCTGCATCTCTTAATTCGAATGATGTTTTCTTATTGAAAACAGAAGAGAAAGCTTTCATGTGGGAAGGATCGGTAGGCAACACTTATTGTTATTACTAACATAAATTAACATGTAAGAAGCTTTTTGATGTGTTTTAACTTTGTAGGGTGCGAGTGAAGATGAAAAAGAATTTGCTGAAGTAGTTGCCGATTACGCAGCGCCTGACGGGTAATATATCACAGTCAATAGGTACACTCAGATTTGCCTTgcgaacaaaataaaaaaaaatttaaaataattttagagaCTTAGTGATTGTGCGGGAAGGCAAAGAAACCAAAGAATTTTGGGAATTAATTGGTGGTAAAGAAGAATATGCTTCAATGCCGAGATTGGCGGTAAGTGAAACGattaaaaacatttacaattCGACCAACATTCATGGAATAcattacaaaacaatttttttgttattttcaggaagACAAGCCTGTTTTCCCGCCAAGACTCTTTCAATGCTCAAATGCGAGTGGAAGATTTTGGGTTGAAGAAATATTTGATTTTGATCAGGATGTAAGTTCCATAATGTCGCTACAACAACAGCTGTCTTATGCAAGTTACCGTGGTGCTCTTTTCAATTTTggcatgattttttttcttttaggatTTGTGCGAGGATGATGTCATGTTACTGGACACGTATGACGAGGTTAGTATTTAATCCAAGGCTGGTGGACAAGGAAGGTCAATTTTACCCTTTTTCAGCCCTATAAACAAGAAATTTTAGAAATTCGAATTACAAAAAtccagatttttttaattaaatgtgTATTTGATTATtacgtaggttttcgtttggatCGGAAGTGGCGCAAATTTTATCGAGAAGAAAAATGCGTTGGAGGGAGCAGTGgtaaaaattcttttgttaCTTATCTTAAatacatatttatttataaaatatttaatacaaATAAaccaatatttatttattaatatagATTTGTACAAGTATACATCACAGTATACAATGCTCATAGACTTgacatttatttgttattttagtagatttacGTCATGTCGTGAAATAATATACAGGCACATTTGCGCACAACAAAACTCAATCAAAATATTAACGTAAAGATTTTTCACCCTTGCGCGCTGTGACAAAAATAATCTcgtaaatagaagaaaaaataagcCCTAGGAATGAGAATACTTAAAAATATGATTAATAAGTTGGGCGATTTTAAAGAGGGCGTAGATCAGAAGGGCGTAGGACAGAAGGGCGTATCTACGATTAATTGTTTTTATCAACATTATATTTAGTCGTACATCAAGGGCGACACCACTGGTCGAACAGTCGAAACTACCAGCATCTTGCAAGTCAAACAAGGATTTGAACCGCTCAATTTTACTGGGTATTTTTGGGCCTGGGATCCAGAAAAATGGAGCGTAAGAAATTTTATAATATCTTCCGAttatttcttgttttattgACACATATCTCACAAAAGTTTATATATGTTTATAGAAGGGAATGAGTTATGAAGAATTAAAGAAGCAACTTGGAGAAGAAAATGTAGCGATTACTAGTGTAAATGACGTAAGTAGTGCCCATGCTTCTTAGCAACTTAGTACTTAATCCTGctacgcataagtcttgtattCGTTACATCATGCAAAAAGATTTTCAGGGAGAGTCTTCCTAAATGCTAAGAAATATCATAACGAACCAAACCAAGGCCGTAGCAGAAACCAAGTGTATTCTTTTTTGGGGGGAGGGGGATGGAGTACAAATCAAGAGAGTTATGATAAGCATCACTTACCATGATCGGTATTTTTCTTAAGAAGAGGGAATGCAGGTGCCTTTTACCTGCTACGACCCTGTCTTCTGTTACATAAGTAGCAAATtacaaatgccaattgtctcgCACGAAATTTCTTAGCGCATGCgagttttttaaagtttgtttcCTCATCGTAGCACAAACAGCATATAACTGattattacttttttataaTCTCTATCGTAGGAACTGGAGAAATATAACAAGGAGTATCCATACGCACAGCTCTCACAAAAAGATCTCCAGTTAGATGGAGTTGACCCGTGCAACAAAGAGGTACACTCCGCTTTTCTGATATCATCAATACTTTACTTTCTCTTTTATAGCTATACATTTatatcaaattatttaaaaaaattcggggttttatttctttctttagaAACATCTATCAAACGctgaatttgaaaaatatttcaagaTGACGAAGGAAGAGTACGAAAAAGTAAAACCTTGGAAGAGGGAgatgttgaaaagaaaattaaaactattttaaaaaattaaattattgttAACATAAAATTTAGATGAACAAGTAGCGTTGGACCAGGCAAGCAATTAGCAAGAATAATTTTTGATGACCAGAATTAgtccttttaattttaattgtatttCATGAGTACGTCACGATGCTTCGTGGAATTTGTTACTCGCACTTTAACTCGCCGTTAACTGCACCGCCATCATGGTACTAATGACGTCATTCTATTGTATCAATAATATGtcattgtaaaaaaacattgtatatattgtTATATTGactattctttctttttttaaatgcaaataaaacttctttttcatcaatgacttttttttttactacttcTGTCCTGCAAAAGAAAGCCAACTGCAGGGACAAAATGTGACTGCAATTAGAAAAACGCGTGATTTCGACGGTTTCAAATCACCAAAATTACTTTTTTGACACTAGACCTTTTATTAGTAAGAACTATTCTTCCGAGGTACATGCAAACACCACTTCTTTTCTCCCTAACTTTATCCTAGGAGACTAAAAGGATTTACTTACAAGAGTCTTGCGGGATGATTGCTTCagcttgaaaaacaaaacaaagcaaagtggatataaaaatgttatttttaaagcAAATATAAATGCTTAAATATAGtgcatatataaatataaatattaaatcaaaaatatttttaagaatttttttaaaattcttaaaaattttttttaaaatcattaaatTTTCAGTCAATTATTAGTcagtaatttttaaataaattcaatTAGTTTATAAACATCAAGAATGCTTCAGCTATGCAGCAAAGAGCTACTAGCTTCAGATtataattcaaataaaaaataattttgataattttatacGGAATAtactaaaattaaaatcagaaacaaatata is drawn from Hydractinia symbiolongicarpus strain clone_291-10 chromosome 8, HSymV2.1, whole genome shotgun sequence and contains these coding sequences:
- the LOC130654017 gene encoding gelsolin, cytoplasmic-like, with the translated sequence MRKSSIVIRLRKMPGTFADEAFEGAGETPGLEIWRIEKLKVVRQDPKNNGKFYTGDSYICLLTRKVENRIEWDIHFWLGKETSQDEAGVAAYKTVELDDSLGGYPVQYREVQSHESKRFLDIFPDGIQYMEGGIDSGFVHVDRNAYVKRLLHVKGKRNIRIEQVELSYKSLNHGDVFILDDGKTIYCWNGKDSSKRERIKAAEIARKIKDDERGGKARVVLIDSGYDPDNSFFKALGEKGPIKSAEEGGDDVEFEKQSKIEIALYRVSDASGDLKIEECARPPLKKEDLDTDDCFILDSGPSGVFSWIGKGCTINEKKAAMNNAMRFIKKKGYPNYTQVMRVVEGGETPLFKSFFSNWVTTADQLAMGIMDKSNIAAYNTSQFEVNSLHARAQKAKETLVDDGSGTVKIWRIEKFRKIDVPEKEHGVFYEGDCYVILYTYQVKKYEKHIIYYWQGLKSSTDEKGASAIIAQQIDDEMGGSPVQVRVVQNKEPEHFLRVFKGRMIVMKGGIESGFRKRSNSQSEQSKAAEGVQLFHIRGTTEFNTRAVEVIGRAASLNSNDVFLLKTEEKAFMWEGSGASEDEKEFAEVVADYAAPDGDLVIVREGKETKEFWELIGGKEEYASMPRLAEDKPVFPPRLFQCSNASGRFWVEEIFDFDQDDLCEDDVMLLDTYDEVFVWIGSGANFIEKKNALEGAVSYIKGDTTGRTVETTSILQVKQGFEPLNFTGYFWAWDPEKWSKGMSYEELKKQLGEENVAITSVNDELEKYNKEYPYAQLSQKDLQLDGVDPCNKEKHLSNAEFEKYFKMTKEEYEKVKPWKREMLKRKLKLF